A stretch of Natronococcus sp. CG52 DNA encodes these proteins:
- the ppc gene encoding phosphoenolpyruvate carboxylase — MTLHNRNVRQDVRELGALLGDVLEDQTSRRAFETVESCRTAAIDYRSGDLESREPLATELEALSPHEQRIVARGFTTYFELINLAEERERVRSIRTGSQENTLEDSLETAAAELSEADIETVQEVLEDVLIEPTFTAHPTEARRKTVKSKLRAIATHLETLDERLLTDKEREQVWRDVDAEVTSLWQTPQVRKRQPEVEDEARNVQWYLENTLFDVVGEVYDELADAIDEEVGRNLEIPKLFEFRSWAGSDRDGNPYVTPEVTANTLERQREVVLEQYRTQLKRLSGVLSQDGSRIDVGPEFEAALEADQERLPGSARTAEDRYPGEPYRQKLKLMRERLARVGDVRPGGYEEVDGLLDDLEIIAKSLRNNGAESVVDAHIDPIRRQVATFGFSLASMDLREHQQKHTDAIAAALEREGIDYHGLNEDERTELLTDAILQDEQVIDLEDTEELSEDSARVLTLFESLGDWQTEYGVEAIDTYAISMTDEPSHVLEVLFLADQADVVSLPEHCGIDIVPLLETEYALSGARRIMGTLFENEAYAQALEARGKTQEIMLGYSDSNKENGFLAANWSLYKNQRRLGEICDDHDVTMRLFHGRGGSISRGGGPMNEALLALPNSTVTGQVKFTEQGEAIAEKYGNPRIAERNIEQMLNAQLRSRLHAKDRPEEAVDEEWVEAMETMADAARQEYRDLLETEGFVRYFEQATPITVIENLDLGSRPASRSGERTVEDLRAIPWVFSWTQSRCILPGWYALATGIDAYLEDGGSEETLQEMYDEWPFFRTTLDNAALSLSRTELEIAETYSGMADEDLRERFFPRMSGEYERAAELVKTIGQRDELHTRDWLGENLERRNPYVDPLNLLQVYLLDRTHRTDIEERTLRLTVKGIAAGMKNTG; from the coding sequence ATGACACTGCATAACAGGAATGTCCGTCAGGATGTCCGGGAGCTCGGAGCACTCCTCGGCGACGTGCTCGAAGACCAGACCTCTCGGCGGGCGTTCGAGACGGTCGAGTCCTGTCGGACCGCAGCGATCGACTACCGCTCCGGCGACCTCGAGTCCCGCGAACCGCTCGCGACGGAACTCGAGGCCCTCTCCCCGCACGAGCAGCGAATCGTCGCCCGGGGGTTTACGACCTACTTCGAGCTGATCAACCTCGCCGAAGAGCGCGAGCGGGTGCGGTCGATCCGCACCGGGTCACAGGAGAACACCCTCGAGGATAGCCTCGAGACGGCTGCGGCCGAACTGAGCGAGGCGGACATCGAGACCGTCCAGGAGGTCCTCGAAGACGTGCTGATCGAGCCGACGTTCACCGCCCACCCGACGGAGGCGCGGCGAAAGACCGTCAAGTCGAAGCTCCGGGCGATCGCGACGCACCTCGAGACGCTCGACGAGCGGCTCCTGACCGACAAGGAACGCGAGCAGGTGTGGCGAGACGTCGACGCCGAGGTCACGAGTCTCTGGCAGACGCCGCAGGTACGAAAGCGCCAGCCGGAGGTCGAAGACGAGGCGCGCAACGTCCAGTGGTACCTCGAGAACACGCTGTTCGATGTCGTCGGCGAGGTCTACGACGAACTCGCGGACGCGATCGACGAGGAGGTCGGTCGGAATCTCGAGATCCCGAAGCTGTTCGAGTTCCGCTCGTGGGCCGGAAGCGACCGGGACGGAAACCCGTACGTGACGCCGGAAGTGACCGCGAACACGCTCGAGCGCCAGCGCGAGGTCGTCCTGGAGCAGTACCGTACCCAGCTCAAGCGGCTCTCGGGCGTCCTGAGCCAGGACGGCAGCCGGATCGACGTCGGGCCGGAGTTCGAGGCCGCCCTCGAGGCGGACCAGGAACGGCTGCCCGGCAGCGCTCGCACTGCCGAAGATCGGTACCCGGGCGAGCCCTACCGACAGAAGCTCAAGCTCATGCGCGAGCGCCTCGCGCGCGTCGGCGACGTTCGTCCCGGTGGCTACGAGGAGGTGGACGGACTGCTCGACGACCTCGAGATCATCGCCAAAAGCCTCCGGAACAACGGCGCCGAGAGCGTCGTCGATGCACACATCGATCCGATTCGCCGGCAGGTCGCCACCTTCGGGTTCTCGCTCGCGAGCATGGATCTGCGGGAACACCAGCAGAAACACACCGACGCCATCGCGGCGGCGCTCGAACGCGAGGGAATCGACTACCACGGGCTGAACGAAGACGAGCGGACCGAGCTACTGACGGACGCGATCCTCCAGGACGAGCAGGTGATCGACCTCGAGGACACCGAGGAGCTCTCGGAGGATTCCGCGCGCGTTCTGACGCTGTTCGAGAGCCTCGGCGACTGGCAGACCGAGTACGGGGTCGAAGCGATCGACACCTACGCCATCTCGATGACCGACGAGCCCAGCCACGTCCTCGAGGTGCTGTTCCTCGCCGACCAGGCCGACGTCGTCTCCCTGCCCGAACACTGCGGGATCGACATCGTTCCGCTGCTCGAAACCGAGTACGCCCTCTCCGGCGCTCGCCGCATCATGGGGACGCTCTTCGAGAACGAGGCCTACGCACAGGCGCTCGAGGCGCGGGGGAAGACCCAGGAAATCATGCTGGGCTACTCCGACTCGAACAAGGAGAACGGCTTTCTCGCGGCCAACTGGTCGCTGTACAAGAACCAGCGTCGGCTCGGCGAGATCTGCGACGATCACGACGTGACGATGCGGCTGTTCCACGGCCGCGGCGGCTCGATCTCGCGCGGCGGCGGTCCGATGAACGAGGCGCTGCTTGCCCTGCCGAACTCGACGGTGACGGGCCAGGTCAAGTTCACCGAGCAGGGAGAGGCGATCGCCGAAAAGTACGGTAACCCGCGCATCGCCGAGCGCAACATCGAGCAGATGCTGAACGCACAGCTTCGGTCGCGTCTTCACGCGAAAGACCGGCCCGAAGAAGCAGTCGACGAGGAGTGGGTCGAGGCGATGGAGACGATGGCCGACGCCGCCCGCCAGGAGTACCGCGACCTCCTCGAGACCGAGGGCTTCGTCCGGTACTTCGAGCAGGCGACGCCGATCACCGTCATCGAGAACCTCGACCTCGGCTCGCGGCCCGCCTCGCGGTCGGGCGAGCGGACCGTCGAGGACCTGCGGGCGATCCCGTGGGTCTTCTCGTGGACGCAGTCCCGGTGTATCCTGCCCGGCTGGTACGCTCTCGCGACGGGAATCGACGCCTACCTCGAGGACGGCGGCTCGGAGGAGACCCTCCAGGAGATGTACGACGAGTGGCCGTTCTTCCGGACGACGCTCGACAACGCCGCCCTCTCGCTGTCGCGGACGGAACTCGAGATCGCAGAGACGTACTCGGGAATGGCCGACGAGGACCTTCGTGAGCGCTTCTTCCCGCGGATGAGCGGCGAGTACGAGCGCGCCGCGGAGTTGGTCAAGACGATCGGACAGCGCGACGAACTCCACACCCGCGACTGGCTCGGCGAAAACCTCGAGCGACGGAACCCGTATGTTGACCCGCTGAACCTGCTGCAGGTCTACCTGCTCGATCGCACTCACCGAACCGACATCGAGGAGCGGACGCTGCGGCTGACGGTGAAGGGGATCGCTGCGGGGATGAAGAACACCGGATAA
- a CDS encoding AAA family ATPase, translating into MDATQASSECTAVLEEIGDAVICDRSFLEEILVGVVGRGHVLLEDVPGTGKTLTARSVATALGLSFSRIQFTPDLLPADVTGTHVFNERERTFEFNEGPIFANIVLADEINRAPPKTQAALLEAMEEGQVTVDGETRQLPDPFFVIATQNPVEQEGTFPLPEAQVDRFLVKTSMGYPDEAGEVELLRRRASREEGSPTISTVLEPDQIDQLRRVPETVRVDQDLLEYVAALARETRTDGRVEVGVSPRGTQRLFEAARAYAALVGREYVTPDDIKRVAKPVLAHRLVLTPDATVNQVDRNRVIESVLESVPVPTLE; encoded by the coding sequence ATGGACGCTACCCAGGCCAGCAGCGAGTGTACGGCCGTCCTCGAGGAGATCGGCGACGCGGTCATCTGCGACCGGTCGTTTCTCGAGGAGATCCTCGTCGGGGTCGTCGGCCGCGGCCACGTCCTCCTCGAGGACGTCCCGGGGACCGGCAAGACGCTGACCGCTCGGAGCGTCGCCACCGCACTCGGCCTCTCCTTTTCGCGCATCCAGTTCACGCCCGACCTGCTGCCCGCGGACGTGACCGGAACGCACGTGTTCAACGAGCGCGAGCGCACCTTCGAGTTCAACGAGGGGCCGATCTTCGCCAACATCGTCCTCGCCGACGAGATCAACCGCGCGCCGCCGAAGACCCAGGCCGCCCTGCTCGAGGCCATGGAGGAGGGCCAGGTCACGGTCGACGGCGAGACGCGCCAGTTGCCGGACCCCTTTTTCGTCATCGCGACGCAAAACCCCGTCGAGCAGGAGGGGACGTTTCCGCTGCCCGAGGCCCAGGTCGACCGGTTCCTCGTCAAGACGTCGATGGGCTACCCCGACGAGGCCGGCGAGGTCGAACTCCTGCGACGGCGCGCCAGTCGCGAGGAAGGGAGTCCGACGATCTCGACGGTTCTCGAACCGGATCAGATCGATCAGCTTCGACGGGTTCCCGAAACCGTGCGGGTCGACCAGGACCTCCTCGAGTACGTCGCCGCACTGGCCCGGGAGACCCGGACGGACGGTCGCGTCGAGGTTGGCGTCTCTCCGCGCGGCACCCAGCGCCTGTTCGAGGCGGCCCGCGCGTACGCGGCGCTCGTCGGCCGCGAGTACGTGACCCCCGACGACATCAAGCGAGTCGCGAAGCCGGTGCTCGCTCACCGACTCGTCCTGACCCCCGACGCGACGGTCAATCAGGTCGACAGGAATCGGGTGATCGAGAGCGTCCTCGAGTCGGTGCCGGTGCCGACGCTCGAGTAG
- a CDS encoding VOC family protein — MEEAALYEEKKTMTHAFTWVELPSTDFDRAVDFYSEITGRDIDVYDPEEEDSQNGRAGMFHTEDGDVGGMILENEEFTAESGATIPYTPTVDSGPVVYLTVDGDLDTALSHVESSGGEVLIPKENIPEMDSYYAVVADTEGNRVGLTSST; from the coding sequence GTGGAGGAAGCGGCCCTCTACGAGGAGAAAAAGACCATGACGCACGCATTTACTTGGGTCGAACTCCCAAGCACCGACTTTGACAGGGCTGTCGACTTCTATTCGGAAATAACGGGGCGTGATATAGACGTATACGATCCTGAGGAGGAAGACTCCCAGAACGGGAGGGCTGGAATGTTTCACACTGAGGACGGCGACGTCGGTGGGATGATCCTCGAGAACGAGGAATTCACCGCCGAGAGCGGGGCGACGATTCCGTACACGCCGACCGTTGACAGCGGACCCGTCGTCTATCTAACTGTTGACGGGGATCTGGACACCGCGCTCTCTCACGTGGAATCAAGCGGCGGAGAGGTTCTCATTCCGAAGGAGAACATTCCCGAAATGGATAGTTACTACGCGGTCGTTGCGGATACGGAGGGAAACCGCGTCGGCCTGACGTCCTCGACCTGA
- a CDS encoding 4Fe-4S ferredoxin N-terminal domain-containing protein, which translates to MSSDDEHPDSDLFHPLGEAAEKDYRAMLEETEYDADLGMEMARDAMRLNKGEITEEEFYDRYHEDVLEEFGEDSRPMAERVEQAREEEGRLERALSRFGDDEDSRRDAMKKMGAGAAAVGLGAWGTAESGDDSEPNVAAAQEDEGDEGGGDGTQWGMALDLEVCDGCLSCVVACNQEHNWNEGANWMYILAYDDGTVESPEADEFEDTRDFNYLIRPCQHCTDAPCEKVCPTTARHTREEGGLVLTDYDVCIGCRYCQVACPYGVNYFQWEEPYVDAPSEDLGEDMMYDERGRWVSGRGPRGVMQKCIFDPARQDGNLGEDMVGTTACEQACPPGAIQFGDMNDPDSDPQQYIENVPLARAREEDPDDQELQDAITVLKEGEDAGGMTQEEAERLLRGEYGSADSTFKLLEEYNTDPNVIYIGNEPGPNAEQVPGPVAYDDVGQVDNEKNVLDDRTVNEGLEGLSL; encoded by the coding sequence ATGAGTTCCGACGACGAGCACCCGGATAGCGACCTCTTCCACCCGTTGGGAGAAGCCGCGGAGAAAGACTACAGGGCCATGCTCGAGGAGACCGAGTACGATGCCGACCTCGGCATGGAGATGGCTCGGGACGCCATGCGGCTCAACAAGGGGGAAATCACGGAGGAGGAGTTCTACGATCGGTACCACGAGGACGTTCTCGAGGAGTTCGGCGAGGACAGCCGTCCGATGGCCGAGCGAGTCGAACAAGCCCGCGAGGAGGAGGGGCGACTCGAGCGGGCGCTGTCCCGCTTCGGCGACGACGAGGACTCCCGGCGGGACGCGATGAAGAAGATGGGTGCCGGCGCCGCAGCCGTCGGCCTCGGCGCGTGGGGGACGGCCGAGAGCGGGGACGACTCGGAGCCGAACGTCGCCGCAGCCCAGGAGGACGAGGGGGACGAAGGTGGCGGTGACGGGACCCAGTGGGGGATGGCCCTCGACCTCGAGGTCTGTGACGGCTGTCTCTCGTGTGTCGTCGCTTGCAACCAGGAGCACAACTGGAACGAGGGGGCGAACTGGATGTACATTCTCGCCTACGACGACGGCACCGTCGAGTCGCCCGAGGCGGACGAGTTCGAGGATACGCGGGACTTTAACTACCTGATTCGCCCCTGCCAACACTGTACCGACGCCCCCTGCGAGAAGGTGTGTCCGACGACCGCCCGCCACACGCGAGAGGAGGGGGGCCTCGTCCTCACCGACTACGACGTCTGTATCGGCTGCCGGTACTGCCAGGTCGCCTGTCCGTACGGGGTCAACTACTTCCAGTGGGAGGAGCCCTACGTTGATGCCCCGTCGGAAGACCTCGGCGAGGACATGATGTACGACGAACGCGGTCGCTGGGTCAGCGGTCGCGGTCCGCGCGGTGTGATGCAGAAGTGCATCTTCGATCCGGCCCGCCAGGACGGTAACCTGGGCGAGGATATGGTCGGCACCACAGCCTGCGAGCAAGCCTGCCCCCCTGGCGCGATCCAGTTCGGCGACATGAACGATCCCGACAGCGACCCACAGCAGTACATCGAGAACGTCCCGCTCGCCCGCGCCCGGGAGGAGGACCCGGACGACCAGGAACTCCAGGACGCGATCACCGTCCTCAAGGAGGGCGAGGACGCGGGCGGGATGACCCAGGAGGAAGCGGAGCGTCTTCTCCGCGGCGAGTACGGGAGCGCCGACTCGACCTTCAAGCTCCTCGAGGAGTACAACACCGATCCGAACGTGATCTACATCGGGAACGAGCCGGGGCCGAACGCCGAACAGGTTCCGGGACCGGTCGCCTACGACGACGTCGGACAGGTCGACAACGAGAAGAACGTCCTCGACGACAGGACGGTTAACGAGGGACTCGAGGGGCTGTCACTGTAG
- a CDS encoding (R)-citramalate synthase, with protein sequence MTPTPEQTIASDRTVRLLDTTLRDGEQAPGVSLSPDEKVEIARGLERTGVSVIEAGSACTGAGERQAISRVTDLGLEARVTSFCRGMEVDIDLALDCDVDGVHLVVPASDRHVEGKVGTSREANLEATAELVEYATDHGLWVEVIGEDGSRADLDYLEELMGTALDAGADRTCFADTVGHTGPERTAEAVSRLAALGPVSAHTHDDLGLGVANALAAVSAGADLVHCTVNGLGERAGNVALEEVAIALEHVYDVESVELEELYDLAQLVSRATGVPLPPNKAVIGENAFTHESGIHTDGTLKDDKMYEPYAPETVGRERRLALGKHTGRAGVRATLEEHDVDASEDEVAAIATRVTELGDRGRRVTDADLLAVAEDVTGDDRDRVVELLDLNATSGGPVPTASIRLDVSGEERVASGTGSGPVDAAVSAVREALGSMADAELESYHVDAVTGGTDAVVTVEVTMVRNDRSVTVARSEADITRASVEAMVDALDRLLESDAEPLAPADD encoded by the coding sequence GTGACCCCCACTCCGGAGCAGACAATTGCATCTGATCGTACAGTCCGCCTTCTCGATACGACGCTTCGTGACGGCGAACAAGCCCCGGGTGTCTCGCTCTCACCCGACGAGAAGGTCGAGATCGCTCGCGGGCTCGAGCGAACCGGCGTTTCGGTCATCGAGGCCGGCAGCGCTTGCACCGGCGCGGGCGAGCGACAGGCCATCTCGCGAGTGACCGACCTCGGCCTCGAGGCCCGCGTCACCAGTTTCTGTCGCGGAATGGAAGTCGACATCGATCTCGCGCTGGACTGCGACGTCGACGGGGTCCACCTCGTGGTCCCCGCGAGCGACCGCCACGTCGAGGGGAAGGTCGGCACCTCCCGCGAGGCGAACCTCGAGGCGACCGCCGAGCTCGTCGAGTACGCCACCGACCACGGGCTGTGGGTGGAGGTCATCGGCGAGGACGGCTCCCGTGCCGACCTCGACTACCTCGAGGAACTGATGGGGACCGCCCTCGACGCGGGCGCCGACCGGACCTGCTTCGCCGACACCGTCGGTCACACCGGCCCCGAGCGCACGGCCGAGGCGGTCTCCCGACTCGCCGCGCTCGGCCCGGTCAGCGCCCACACCCACGACGATCTGGGGCTGGGCGTCGCAAACGCGCTGGCGGCCGTCTCGGCGGGTGCGGACCTCGTTCACTGTACCGTCAATGGCCTCGGCGAACGCGCCGGCAACGTCGCCCTCGAGGAGGTTGCGATCGCGCTCGAGCACGTCTACGACGTCGAGTCGGTCGAGCTGGAGGAGCTGTACGATCTCGCTCAGCTCGTCTCGCGGGCGACCGGCGTCCCGCTACCGCCGAATAAGGCCGTCATCGGCGAGAACGCCTTCACGCACGAGAGCGGTATCCACACCGACGGGACGCTGAAGGACGACAAGATGTACGAACCGTACGCGCCCGAGACGGTCGGTCGCGAACGCCGCCTCGCGCTCGGCAAACACACGGGCCGAGCCGGCGTCAGGGCGACGCTCGAGGAACACGACGTCGACGCCAGCGAGGACGAGGTCGCGGCGATCGCGACCCGCGTCACCGAACTCGGCGACCGCGGCCGCCGCGTTACCGACGCCGACCTGCTCGCCGTCGCCGAGGACGTCACCGGCGACGACCGAGACCGCGTCGTGGAACTCCTCGATCTGAACGCCACGAGCGGCGGCCCCGTTCCCACCGCGAGTATCCGACTCGACGTCAGTGGCGAGGAGCGGGTCGCCAGCGGTACCGGCTCGGGTCCGGTCGACGCCGCCGTCTCCGCGGTCCGAGAGGCGCTCGGCTCGATGGCCGACGCCGAACTCGAGTCCTATCACGTCGACGCGGTCACCGGTGGCACCGACGCCGTCGTTACCGTCGAGGTGACGATGGTTCGAAACGACCGATCGGTGACGGTCGCCCGCAGCGAGGCCGACATTACGCGGGCGAGCGTCGAAGCGATGGTCGACGCGCTCGACCGATTGCTCGAGTCCGACGCGGAACCGCTCGCGCCGGCCGACGACTGA